A genomic region of Mesobacillus jeotgali contains the following coding sequences:
- a CDS encoding YokU family protein — translation MDINCEWCGGKAINGEGTVYWELPDSSRAIEITSTPAVNCRECDMVYQTENVTKEIEDQLFLVDTRIISNTISFKELTELPRLLKRNYFDFSS, via the coding sequence ATGGATATAAACTGTGAATGGTGCGGCGGAAAAGCAATCAACGGGGAAGGAACGGTTTATTGGGAGTTGCCTGATAGTTCGAGGGCGATTGAGATTACATCAACACCTGCCGTTAATTGTAGAGAATGTGACATGGTGTACCAGACTGAAAACGTAACAAAGGAAATTGAAGATCAATTGTTTTTAGTGGATACAAGGATAATCAGCAATACGATAAGTTTTAAGGAATTAACGGAACTACCTAGATTGTTGAAGAGAAATTATTTTGATTTTTCTTCTTAG
- a CDS encoding DUF3139 domain-containing protein: MNKLTIALTLFISVPILCFILYEYPVEKHLANREIEEYMKNQGISEETIESKKYLKDYKQGGYEISVELMDDPGIIYQYSWVKSRGVVLLVFKGGSGMDTGVKYPPLE; encoded by the coding sequence ATGAATAAGTTAACAATTGCTTTAACATTATTTATTTCCGTTCCAATTCTATGCTTTATCCTATACGAGTATCCAGTTGAAAAACATTTGGCAAATCGGGAAATTGAAGAATATATGAAAAATCAAGGAATATCAGAAGAGACGATAGAGAGTAAAAAGTACTTAAAGGACTACAAGCAAGGGGGATATGAAATTAGTGTAGAACTGATGGATGATCCAGGTATTATTTATCAATATAGTTGGGTTAAAAGTAGAGGTGTAGTTCTCCTTGTATTCAAGGGAGGTTCAGGAATGGATACGGGTGTGAAGTATCCCCCATTGGAATAG
- a CDS encoding nucleoside deaminase gives MNRDKDRYYSELALKEAEQALKENTYPIGAIIVDENYNLIAKGRNRVHPNQDATAHAEIDTIRNAGHIILDAKVKREKFTIYTSLEPCPMCTGGILFANIKRVVWLLNDDLGFGGYRKIKATNAFERRFNEVELVEEPYEDLKKKQMELMGKWAMNPNNVVNLRKAVNK, from the coding sequence ATGAATAGGGATAAAGATAGGTATTATTCAGAGCTTGCACTTAAAGAAGCCGAACAGGCATTGAAAGAGAACACTTATCCAATAGGAGCAATTATTGTTGATGAAAATTATAATTTAATTGCTAAGGGGAGAAACAGAGTTCATCCAAATCAAGATGCAACAGCTCACGCAGAAATTGATACTATTAGAAATGCTGGTCATATAATCTTAGATGCGAAAGTTAAAAGAGAGAAATTTACAATCTATACTTCCTTAGAGCCTTGCCCAATGTGCACAGGTGGAATATTGTTCGCTAACATTAAAAGAGTAGTGTGGCTATTAAACGATGATTTAGGTTTTGGTGGATATAGAAAAATAAAAGCTACCAACGCTTTTGAGCGAAGATTTAATGAAGTCGAGTTAGTTGAGGAACCGTATGAGGATTTAAAAAAGAAACAAATGGAACTTATGGGAAAATGGGCAATGAACCCGAATAACGTTGTTAATTTAAGAAAAGCTGTAAATAAATAA
- a CDS encoding serine hydrolase domain-containing protein, whose amino-acid sequence MAVTKLKTFEDITDYTESIKQDMHATGSALVIMKENKIVHEWYSGTHHFGKGARAIDMESQFNVYSTRVTYVGLSLAIAIFDGYLSLEDKISSYLPELDKQILGETTLRHLLTRCTGLKIKDNQVVRSFDLGTNIEGKRPDLLARILYKATGKTVNEILTERVFKPLKWRYTEWVTEGKNNLVCDISSPDSYPTLRLGSNIGDERNLYVSARELAFWGNLHLNKGMMDGKEILPYKIFELVSTIQSPETLPKELPKFGFLWWIKSVGTSYDLQELGSSLPVGSYQILGASGCSCTVIPKLNVVAVRMYNSLYTNENAEFDYVKDIQRFGNLVVSSLKGI is encoded by the coding sequence ATGGCAGTAACAAAACTGAAAACTTTCGAAGATATAACGGATTATACAGAAAGCATAAAGCAAGATATGCACGCAACAGGATCAGCCTTAGTAATTATGAAAGAAAATAAAATAGTTCATGAGTGGTATTCAGGCACTCACCATTTTGGAAAGGGAGCAAGAGCTATAGACATGGAATCACAGTTCAACGTATATTCCACAAGAGTGACCTATGTTGGTTTATCCCTGGCAATTGCTATATTTGACGGTTACTTATCTTTAGAAGATAAGATTAGTAGTTATTTACCTGAACTCGATAAACAAATTCTTGGCGAGACAACTCTTAGACATTTATTAACTCGCTGTACTGGTCTGAAGATAAAAGATAATCAAGTTGTTCGTAGCTTTGATTTAGGAACCAATATTGAAGGAAAAAGACCTGATCTGTTAGCTCGAATATTATATAAAGCAACTGGTAAGACAGTCAACGAAATACTTACAGAAAGAGTATTTAAACCACTAAAATGGAGATATACCGAGTGGGTAACAGAAGGCAAAAATAATTTAGTTTGTGACATAAGTTCACCTGATAGTTACCCTACACTAAGGCTTGGGTCAAATATCGGAGATGAAAGAAATTTATATGTAAGTGCTAGGGAGTTGGCTTTTTGGGGGAATTTACATTTGAATAAAGGCATGATGGATGGAAAAGAAATCTTACCTTATAAAATCTTTGAACTTGTTTCAACAATACAAAGCCCAGAAACTCTACCTAAAGAACTTCCTAAGTTTGGTTTTCTTTGGTGGATAAAAAGTGTTGGTACTTCATATGATTTACAGGAATTAGGTTCAAGCTTACCAGTAGGATCGTATCAAATACTAGGTGCTTCAGGATGTTCGTGTACAGTTATTCCAAAATTAAACGTTGTTGCTGTGAGGATGTACAATAGTTTGTATACGAATGAAAATGCTGAGTTTGACTATGTTAAAGATATTCAAAGATTTGGAAATCTAGTGGTTTCAAGTCTTAAAGGAATCTAA
- a CDS encoding VOC family protein, whose translation MNPVLNQIGTVFIPVSNVEEARNWYCDILGLEAEGEILFGHLFIIPTTNGTGIVLDSKIYSEENIFKTPAFHFNAHDIVAAYQFMKDKNVELTTEIEHNHWFNFKDPYGNHLMVCRC comes from the coding sequence ATGAATCCTGTTTTAAATCAAATCGGAACAGTCTTTATTCCTGTAAGTAATGTGGAAGAAGCACGGAATTGGTATTGTGATATTTTGGGTTTAGAAGCAGAAGGTGAGATTTTATTTGGACATTTATTTATTATACCAACAACGAATGGAACTGGAATTGTATTGGATAGCAAGATCTATTCAGAAGAGAATATTTTTAAAACTCCAGCTTTTCATTTTAATGCCCACGATATTGTAGCAGCCTATCAGTTTATGAAGGATAAGAATGTTGAATTAACAACAGAAATAGAGCATAATCATTGGTTTAATTTCAAAGACCCTTATGGAAATCATTTGATGGTATGTAGGTGTTAA
- a CDS encoding DUF3885 domain-containing protein, whose translation MVLNDYMNVNFPNLILRPPLFYNWDIGIRFELGVEWDREYHCENSPYVQGVYRRAVTLFESVHLQDDEILVVVDVNDFGDGKAYKHKARIFSPYIYEKSVLYKLRHTEMPNIFPEDDEDGKYKTHRFTLECKVSDMRYISLLKAVCNQDLGIQPSIFHRIYFLNISRETIFHVYDDRGCDLLATSPETIRDLYNTYNDWILDYDKDEIDEVFR comes from the coding sequence ATGGTTTTAAATGACTATATGAATGTAAATTTCCCGAACTTGATTCTTAGACCACCCTTGTTTTATAACTGGGATATCGGCATACGGTTCGAGTTAGGAGTAGAGTGGGATAGAGAGTACCATTGCGAAAATAGTCCTTATGTACAAGGGGTTTATAGGAGAGCTGTCACGTTATTTGAATCAGTGCATTTACAAGACGATGAAATTCTTGTTGTAGTAGATGTGAATGATTTTGGAGATGGAAAAGCCTATAAACATAAAGCGAGAATATTTTCTCCATATATATATGAAAAATCAGTCCTATATAAATTGAGGCATACAGAAATGCCTAATATTTTCCCAGAAGATGATGAAGACGGAAAATATAAAACACATAGGTTTACCCTTGAATGCAAAGTATCTGATATGAGATACATTTCATTATTAAAAGCAGTATGCAATCAGGATTTAGGAATCCAACCAAGTATTTTTCATAGGATATACTTTTTAAATATTAGTAGGGAAACCATTTTTCATGTGTACGATGATAGAGGATGTGATTTGCTTGCTACTTCACCTGAAACTATACGAGACCTTTATAATACATACAATGATTGGATATTAGATTACGACAAGGACGAAATAGATGAAGTGTTTAGATAA
- a CDS encoding VOC family protein: protein MTTALFKGMEGVFIPVTDPQLSAKWYEEILGFKLIYIEEDAAVMRIGEQSQTVVCLVKTPNHQPMKFPENNFGVGKYYNFIPNDIEETHKLLLEKGVKVNSIGGDGATRFFTFFDPDNNPLGVCR, encoded by the coding sequence ATGACAACTGCCCTCTTTAAAGGTATGGAAGGAGTTTTTATTCCTGTTACGGATCCTCAATTGTCTGCAAAGTGGTATGAAGAAATACTTGGATTTAAATTAATTTATATTGAAGAAGATGCAGCCGTGATGCGAATTGGGGAACAATCTCAAACTGTAGTATGTTTGGTTAAAACCCCAAATCATCAACCAATGAAGTTTCCAGAAAATAATTTTGGGGTGGGGAAATACTATAATTTTATTCCTAATGACATAGAAGAGACCCACAAACTTTTACTGGAGAAGGGAGTAAAGGTAAATTCAATTGGTGGAGATGGGGCAACTAGATTTTTTACTTTTTTCGATCCAGATAATAATCCTTTAGGGGTTTGCCGATAG
- a CDS encoding VOC family protein: protein MGEKLLRIGTTYIPVTNVDISSEWYINKLGAELSYKDQDKAILNFANQSIFLVKSNENQSSNFIDIYGNERFSLTFEVNGLNALEEIHNDFRQSEIRVGEIENRGHSGRNFVFYDLDGNKFDVWSELSPIFKEKYLISK, encoded by the coding sequence ATGGGTGAGAAATTATTAAGGATAGGAACAACATATATTCCAGTGACTAATGTAGACATTTCTTCTGAATGGTATATAAATAAACTAGGAGCGGAGCTAAGCTACAAAGATCAAGACAAAGCTATTTTAAACTTTGCCAATCAAAGTATTTTTCTTGTGAAATCTAATGAAAATCAAAGCTCCAATTTCATTGATATTTACGGTAATGAGCGTTTTTCGTTAACATTCGAAGTTAATGGATTAAATGCCTTAGAAGAAATACATAATGACTTTAGGCAAAGTGAAATTAGAGTTGGAGAGATTGAAAACAGAGGACACTCAGGAAGAAATTTTGTTTTTTACGATTTAGATGGTAATAAATTTGATGTATGGAGTGAACTAAGTCCAATCTTCAAAGAAAAGTATCTCATTTCCAAATAG
- a CDS encoding DUF5677 domain-containing protein yields MVKEYKGHKFKSGKFVTPFNELLTQLGKEEQWYLGRLPEYMWLALIFHSHPREKAIILTQDILQELNKISPDTIIQPKVSYILQLSEEKQQDFYKFLLSKIDKSVLSPLTIIITYSISRPFSKYFSIKDESIEEKISKLEYILQTFSSQHSEQTTDIRYLVFYFIQLKNKIVMSQDQSKLINQYPNLTHDNHLMAMIRPMVRNLEMMSSNFEENPNITYLELFWERMSELTDCELFTVQFEIEDALDKKTALENCNKELKYFTDLFHTVSPLDQKMLVLLGLTTFSYKRFLELVEHDLYNTITGRSIIRSLIENYIMMKYLILRESEKPNIWEEYQYYGLGQFKLITERYEDTGDIFPNSHVEYKYLSLLVEEYKMRDFVDMDLNYFDRHNIKTKAEMVGESNLYKHLYDYDSIYEHGLWGAIRESSLLKCNTASHQFHCVPDIENQQQLKSVWHDCRLLMQETLNILKKLYGYPSHLEVKINDKN; encoded by the coding sequence ATGGTTAAAGAATATAAAGGGCATAAATTTAAAAGTGGTAAATTTGTTACTCCATTTAATGAGCTATTAACACAATTAGGTAAAGAGGAACAATGGTATTTAGGAAGATTACCTGAGTATATGTGGTTAGCTTTAATTTTTCATTCTCATCCTCGAGAAAAAGCAATAATTTTAACTCAAGATATCTTACAAGAATTAAATAAAATTTCACCTGATACAATTATACAACCTAAAGTTTCATATATTCTTCAATTAAGTGAAGAAAAACAACAAGATTTCTATAAATTCTTATTAAGTAAAATAGATAAAAGCGTTTTAAGTCCTCTGACCATAATTATTACTTATTCAATTAGCCGCCCTTTTTCAAAATACTTTTCAATTAAGGATGAAAGTATAGAGGAAAAAATAAGTAAATTAGAATATATATTACAAACGTTTTCAAGTCAACATTCAGAACAGACAACGGACATTAGATATCTAGTTTTCTATTTTATTCAATTAAAAAATAAAATAGTTATGTCCCAGGATCAAAGTAAATTAATCAATCAATATCCAAATTTAACTCACGATAATCATTTAATGGCAATGATTAGACCGATGGTAAGAAACTTAGAAATGATGTCTTCAAACTTTGAGGAAAATCCTAATATTACATATCTAGAACTATTTTGGGAGAGGATGAGTGAATTGACGGATTGTGAATTATTTACTGTTCAATTTGAAATAGAAGACGCTTTAGATAAAAAAACAGCTTTAGAAAATTGTAATAAAGAGCTTAAATACTTCACCGACCTTTTTCATACAGTTTCTCCCCTAGATCAAAAAATGTTGGTCTTATTAGGGTTAACAACATTTTCCTATAAACGCTTTTTAGAATTAGTTGAGCATGATCTTTATAATACAATCACTGGTCGAAGTATTATTAGATCCCTAATTGAGAATTATATAATGATGAAATATTTGATCTTAAGGGAGTCAGAGAAGCCGAATATATGGGAAGAATATCAATATTATGGTTTAGGTCAATTCAAGCTTATTACTGAGAGATATGAGGATACTGGAGATATATTTCCAAATAGTCACGTTGAATATAAATATCTAAGTTTACTTGTGGAAGAATACAAAATGAGAGATTTTGTTGATATGGATTTGAATTATTTTGATCGTCATAATATAAAAACTAAAGCTGAAATGGTTGGTGAATCAAATCTATATAAACATTTATATGATTACGATTCTATTTATGAACATGGCTTATGGGGAGCTATTAGAGAGAGTAGTTTATTAAAATGTAATACAGCTAGTCATCAGTTTCATTGCGTTCCAGATATAGAAAATCAGCAGCAACTTAAAAGTGTATGGCATGATTGTCGACTACTAATGCAAGAAACACTAAATATATTAAAGAAACTATACGGTTACCCATCTCATCTAGAGGTGAAAATAAATGACAAAAACTAA
- the lepB gene encoding signal peptidase I, translating to MIKKKSEAFEWLKSIMVAIVLVFIIRTFFFSPIVVDGHSMGPTLQDKDRMIVTKIGEPKRFDIVVFHAPDGRDYIKRVIGLPGDSVEYKNDVLYINGKAYNEPYLEKYKKRVIDGTLTYSFTLKETAVGSDTVPKDSLFVLGDNRRESNDSRDIGAIPMEKVVGTTNVVYYPIKEIKIVNN from the coding sequence ATGATTAAGAAAAAAAGTGAAGCGTTTGAATGGTTAAAATCTATTATGGTTGCAATTGTTTTAGTATTTATTATTCGCACTTTTTTCTTTAGTCCAATTGTTGTTGACGGCCATTCTATGGGCCCTACTCTCCAAGACAAGGATCGTATGATTGTAACCAAAATTGGGGAACCGAAAAGATTTGATATTGTTGTGTTTCACGCCCCAGATGGTAGAGATTACATAAAACGTGTTATTGGACTCCCAGGGGACAGTGTTGAGTATAAAAATGATGTTTTATATATAAATGGGAAAGCTTACAACGAACCTTATTTAGAAAAATATAAGAAAAGAGTTATTGATGGAACTTTAACTTACTCATTCACTTTAAAGGAGACCGCTGTTGGTAGTGATACTGTCCCTAAAGATAGTTTGTTTGTATTGGGAGATAACAGAAGGGAAAGCAATGACAGCCGTGATATTGGAGCGATACCAATGGAGAAGGTAGTAGGGACAACAAATGTTGTTTATTATCCTATAAAAGAAATTAAAATCGTAAATAACTAA
- a CDS encoding helix-turn-helix domain-containing protein, with protein sequence MTINKFSERTGLSPSTLRFYDQKKLLEPLKRLENGYRIYSENQVEKALIIHSLRLADIKIEEIYQFLQVDEGEKQQLISAWRQEVEAKLSSLNIAKQYLNGLNYKEQHMHLVKWASPTTFVWFRHVVPRMINPFQSVMKADVESVKKLGIDVRPGIFIRTLGSKGASMVGEVGFILNEEISSDSFKSDSNIYIEQLEPTLYATMNFNVYDQFICFNFIKLVHRFGFNTKGIKLEKFESPNAQTFSYMIPLLIQS encoded by the coding sequence ATGACGATTAATAAGTTTTCCGAACGAACAGGCCTATCACCAAGCACTCTTCGATTCTATGACCAAAAAAAATTGTTAGAACCGCTTAAGAGGTTAGAGAATGGATATAGAATATATTCAGAAAATCAAGTTGAAAAGGCCTTAATCATCCATTCCCTCCGGCTAGCTGATATAAAGATTGAAGAAATATATCAGTTTCTGCAAGTAGATGAAGGAGAGAAGCAGCAATTAATCTCTGCTTGGAGACAAGAAGTTGAAGCAAAGTTATCTTCATTAAATATAGCTAAACAATACTTAAATGGTTTGAATTATAAAGAGCAACATATGCACCTAGTTAAATGGGCTTCTCCAACAACATTTGTCTGGTTTAGACATGTGGTACCTAGAATGATAAACCCATTTCAATCTGTAATGAAGGCTGATGTAGAAAGTGTGAAAAAATTAGGGATAGATGTGAGGCCTGGAATATTTATAAGGACACTAGGTTCGAAAGGCGCTTCAATGGTGGGAGAGGTAGGTTTTATCTTAAATGAAGAGATTTCCTCCGATTCATTTAAAAGTGATAGTAATATCTATATAGAACAATTGGAGCCCACATTGTATGCAACAATGAATTTTAATGTCTATGACCAGTTTATTTGCTTTAATTTTATCAAGTTAGTTCACCGTTTTGGTTTTAACACTAAAGGAATTAAATTAGAAAAATTCGAATCACCGAATGCGCAAACGTTTAGTTACATGATTCCCCTTTTAATACAAAGTTAG
- a CDS encoding VOC family protein, with protein MTFRWDGGFIMVSWDKFEEGVEWYTKHMGWSCLDQVITPVGKKAFLKMPRSGVVTLKSFESDMEHFKADNDFEGNMRIGFEITNLKETLNYFDREGIVVKELKTLPDGQVSFDITGFENARLTAVYNKSIEGEFLTSRITGFSDVNVRIGVSDIDRAILWYKEYLGLKLVKQYNKDFAHLHIEDAYDWMQLSEVFYDNIWLEKLEHEYFRKGNPAVRNYFDIRPEVFNDTYNHLKLKGVELSEVAGDPKNGWAGFHFFDLDGNRINVWSYPI; from the coding sequence ATGACATTCCGTTGGGATGGCGGTTTTATTATGGTATCATGGGATAAATTTGAAGAGGGAGTGGAATGGTATACCAAGCATATGGGGTGGTCTTGTTTGGACCAGGTAATTACTCCAGTGGGGAAAAAGGCTTTTCTTAAAATGCCAAGATCAGGTGTTGTAACTTTAAAATCCTTTGAGTCTGATATGGAGCATTTTAAAGCTGATAATGACTTTGAAGGCAACATGAGAATAGGTTTCGAGATAACGAACCTTAAGGAAACACTAAACTATTTTGATAGGGAAGGAATTGTTGTTAAAGAACTGAAAACATTACCTGATGGGCAAGTTAGTTTTGATATTACTGGATTTGAGAACGCTAGGCTTACAGCTGTTTATAATAAAAGTATTGAAGGAGAATTTCTTACATCAAGAATAACAGGATTCAGTGATGTAAATGTAAGAATAGGTGTAAGTGATATCGACAGAGCTATATTATGGTATAAGGAATATCTTGGGTTGAAATTGGTAAAACAATACAATAAAGATTTTGCTCACCTGCATATTGAAGATGCTTATGATTGGATGCAGCTTTCTGAAGTGTTCTATGATAATATTTGGCTGGAAAAGCTTGAACATGAATATTTTAGAAAGGGTAACCCTGCTGTGAGAAATTATTTTGATATCCGACCAGAAGTATTTAATGATACCTACAACCATTTAAAACTAAAAGGGGTGGAATTGTCTGAAGTCGCAGGTGATCCAAAAAATGGGTGGGCAGGCTTTCATTTTTTTGACTTAGATGGTAACCGTATAAATGTTTGGTCATATCCTATCTAA
- a CDS encoding DUF4304 domain-containing protein, giving the protein MSSEQRKNMDLTIEDIVIPVLKEQGFKGSFPHFRRKNEDNIDLITFQFNRWGGSFVVELAICPLEGITMDWGEGIKPNKVTAHHVNQRFRLGAMSEEEDGIWFNYEVAKTKQDYEQIATNVLNLLNTSDPKWISNLFK; this is encoded by the coding sequence ATGTCCTCAGAACAAAGAAAGAATATGGATTTAACAATTGAAGATATTGTTATTCCAGTTTTAAAAGAGCAAGGATTTAAAGGTTCATTCCCCCATTTTAGAAGGAAGAATGAAGACAACATAGATTTAATTACTTTTCAATTTAACAGATGGGGAGGTTCGTTTGTAGTTGAATTGGCAATTTGTCCATTAGAAGGAATAACAATGGACTGGGGTGAAGGAATAAAACCAAATAAAGTGACTGCTCATCACGTTAATCAACGTTTTAGATTAGGGGCAATGTCCGAAGAAGAAGATGGTATATGGTTTAATTATGAAGTTGCTAAAACAAAACAAGATTATGAACAGATTGCCACTAACGTTTTAAATCTATTAAATACCTCAGACCCTAAATGGATTTCTAATTTATTTAAGTAA
- a CDS encoding YokU family protein codes for MGKCEWCSSENTKAVSDKVYWELPDGTKAIQINETPAIHCLDCDMIYQTELITKEIEDQLFLIDTKKLGKVVTFEELMAQPRLLKRNYFDFSS; via the coding sequence ATGGGGAAATGCGAGTGGTGCAGCAGCGAAAACACAAAAGCTGTAAGTGACAAAGTCTATTGGGAACTTCCGGACGGCACGAAAGCAATACAGATCAATGAAACTCCTGCCATCCATTGTCTCGATTGCGATATGATCTATCAGACTGAATTGATCACGAAGGAAATCGAAGACCAATTATTTTTAATCGATACGAAAAAACTTGGCAAAGTAGTCACCTTTGAGGAACTGATGGCACAGCCAAGATTGTTGAAGCGAAATTACTTTGATTTTTCATCTTGA
- a CDS encoding sigma-70 family RNA polymerase sigma factor — MIDMIDDSKSEPLNHLNREEKLKWLMNAYGNDVIRIAYTYLKQKQLAEDVAQDVFIKCYEKMDTFRNESSYKTWLIRITVNRCKDVLKSWSFKNLYLTNFFKPNQTYNSLEKKPFGGEANELISKQVIELPVKLREVIILFYYQEFSIEEISNLLKINPNTVKTRLHRGRIKLKESFEGAWAISGK; from the coding sequence ATGATTGATATGATAGATGACTCTAAATCAGAACCTCTGAATCATTTGAATCGTGAAGAAAAGCTTAAATGGTTAATGAACGCCTATGGCAATGATGTTATACGAATTGCCTATACTTATTTGAAACAAAAACAGTTGGCCGAGGATGTTGCACAAGATGTATTTATTAAATGCTATGAAAAAATGGATACCTTTCGAAATGAATCATCTTATAAAACGTGGCTAATAAGAATTACCGTAAATAGATGTAAAGATGTTTTAAAAAGTTGGTCCTTTAAAAATTTATATCTTACTAACTTCTTTAAGCCGAACCAAACCTATAATTCTCTAGAGAAGAAACCTTTTGGCGGCGAGGCAAATGAATTAATTTCTAAACAAGTAATAGAGTTGCCAGTGAAATTAAGGGAAGTCATTATATTATTTTACTATCAGGAGTTTTCAATTGAGGAAATATCGAATTTGCTAAAGATTAATCCTAATACGGTTAAAACTAGATTACATCGGGGACGCATTAAACTAAAAGAATCATTTGAAGGAGCGTGGGCAATTAGTGGTAAATAA
- a CDS encoding YfbU family protein, giving the protein MFSYQNLDGEEKQKIEVEKLKFKGFDGNNETSYMTYARFFMHDMNRYKELWDNEKYPDYNTHWPVLGMYRKMLSVWESFDKKYSNDLTVEEILKITNV; this is encoded by the coding sequence ATTTTTTCTTATCAAAATTTAGATGGTGAAGAAAAACAAAAAATTGAAGTGGAAAAATTGAAATTCAAAGGATTCGATGGCAATAACGAAACGAGCTACATGACCTATGCAAGATTCTTTATGCATGATATGAATCGATACAAAGAACTTTGGGATAACGAGAAATATCCTGACTATAATACACACTGGCCAGTGTTGGGCATGTATAGAAAGATGCTTTCGGTCTGGGAAAGTTTTGATAAAAAATACAGCAACGATTTAACAGTTGAGGAGATATTGAAGATTACAAACGTGTAA
- a CDS encoding YozE family protein, which translates to MYKSFYHFLMKYRTTKPKDAISRFANSAYDDLSFPKNSEDYDEISSYLELNGHYPESMAVFDEAWEEYLIAES; encoded by the coding sequence ATGTACAAAAGCTTTTACCACTTTCTCATGAAATACCGGACCACCAAACCGAAGGATGCAATCAGCAGGTTTGCCAATTCTGCATACGATGACCTCTCGTTTCCTAAAAATTCGGAGGATTATGATGAAATAAGCTCTTACCTGGAATTGAACGGACACTATCCTGAAAGTATGGCTGTTTTTGATGAAGCCTGGGAGGAATATTTGATAGCAGAAAGCTAA